From Nicotiana tabacum cultivar K326 chromosome 22, ASM71507v2, whole genome shotgun sequence, one genomic window encodes:
- the LOC107815798 gene encoding uncharacterized protein LOC107815798, giving the protein MAIDQDVEELSIMGDSNLIILQAQGEWETQNVKLILYRQYVEYLSKRFKSVEFRYIPRFHNELVDALATLASMLPYTGNVHIDPLEIQIPQRHGYCSVVEIDPDAQTCGEVLYKRTPDLNL; this is encoded by the exons aTGGCAATTGATCAGGATGTGGAAGAATTGTCAATCATGGGAGACTCGAACTTGATTATCCTACAAgctcaaggtgaatgggaaactcagAATGTTAAGCTTATTCTATACAGGCAATATGTTGAATATCTTAGCAAGCGGTTCAAATCtgtcgagttcaggtacattcctcggtTTCACAATGAGTTGGTCGATGCActagctactttggcctcgatgctaCCATATACAGGCAATGTCCACATTGACCCATTGGAAATCCAAATTCCACAAAGACATGGTTATTGCAGCGTAGTTGAAATAGATCCTGATGCTCAaacatg CGGAGAGGTCTTGTataaaaggactccagatctgaaCCTTTAA